Proteins encoded within one genomic window of Rossellomorea vietnamensis:
- a CDS encoding cell wall-binding repeat-containing protein: MLNNHKPVSITFVTVISFLFLLLFQTSASAADTQINRVSGIDRYETAVKVSKQGWSSANTVVIAVGNNFPDALAGAPLADKYNAPILLVTKDSVPNSVKEELKRLKPSKAYILGGSSVISPSVENQLKSLGITSTRVAGENRYETAAKIADLVGGSQAIVTYGRDFPDSLAIAPVAASKSIPILLTEKNHVPAETKKALSKYSSSILIGGTGVISDGVKNQLPRATRISGKDRYDTATKVAEKYYSASNSTVIATGESYADALTGSVLAAKKGSPVMLIQSNNVPSSVKSTVDKLGINQFTIIGGTSVISEKAQSLFSFDTGALIKTAKQYLGTPYKWGGTTPSGFDCSGYLNYVYDKYDIDLPRTTADIWNFGSRSKSPEVGDIVMFETYKPGPSHGGIYIGNNEFIHAGDRGVEITSLNNVYWKPRYLGAVKVVN, translated from the coding sequence ATGTTGAATAATCACAAACCTGTATCTATTACCTTCGTCACGGTTATAAGCTTTTTGTTCCTATTGTTATTTCAGACATCTGCATCGGCTGCAGATACACAAATAAATAGAGTAAGCGGTATAGATCGTTATGAAACGGCGGTCAAAGTTTCCAAGCAGGGCTGGAGCAGTGCGAACACAGTCGTGATCGCAGTGGGGAATAACTTTCCCGATGCACTGGCTGGAGCACCGTTAGCAGATAAATATAATGCGCCGATCCTGTTGGTCACCAAGGACAGCGTACCGAATAGCGTGAAAGAAGAATTAAAACGGTTAAAACCGAGTAAGGCATACATATTAGGTGGAAGTTCCGTCATTTCACCGTCCGTTGAAAATCAGCTTAAAAGTTTAGGCATCACCAGTACAAGAGTGGCAGGGGAAAACCGATATGAGACAGCGGCAAAAATCGCAGACTTAGTTGGTGGGTCCCAGGCGATCGTTACATACGGCAGGGACTTTCCTGACAGCCTGGCCATTGCTCCTGTCGCGGCTAGTAAATCAATCCCGATCCTGTTGACCGAGAAAAATCATGTTCCGGCAGAAACGAAAAAGGCTTTAAGCAAGTACAGTTCATCCATCCTTATCGGTGGAACCGGTGTCATCAGCGATGGAGTGAAGAACCAATTACCAAGGGCTACACGTATTTCAGGAAAAGACCGATACGATACAGCGACAAAAGTGGCTGAGAAGTATTACTCGGCATCCAACAGTACAGTGATCGCAACAGGCGAAAGCTATGCAGATGCACTGACCGGATCTGTTCTGGCAGCAAAAAAAGGATCACCGGTTATGTTGATCCAATCTAATAACGTCCCGTCTTCTGTAAAGTCGACCGTGGATAAGTTAGGGATCAATCAGTTCACAATCATCGGTGGGACATCTGTCATATCCGAAAAGGCTCAAAGTCTATTTTCCTTCGATACAGGTGCTTTGATCAAAACGGCAAAGCAGTATCTAGGAACCCCTTATAAATGGGGAGGTACGACGCCAAGTGGATTTGACTGCAGCGGTTATCTAAACTATGTATATGATAAATATGATATTGATCTACCCCGGACAACAGCGGATATCTGGAATTTCGGAAGCCGCTCTAAATCTCCGGAAGTAGGGGATATCGTCATGTTCGAAACATATAAACCAGGTCCATCCCATGGAGGGATCTATATTGGAAATAATGAATTTATCCATGCAGGCGACCGTGGGGTAGAGATTACAAGTTTGAATAACGTATACTGGAAACCTCGTTATTTAGGCGCTGTAAAGGTAGTAAATTAA
- a CDS encoding cell wall-binding repeat-containing protein, with protein MTFKKKVFSVMASATLVASSFAGVATFNPDKADAALQETKKFKVSNFSEVVALSMSNQAVQELVIVGNGKVDATSQLEKLGVKVKQNYKNYVYLADVPTRKVMEVLDLKSVRTVGKNSEIQLGEVKDPELEVKNQNKVDQDAVVKPNQAETHAPTGVDDFHDKFDGSGVRIGIIDSGPDPGHESFTEGLEEGTRKYGDSKIVAVRDYTISNRQLGYGIEDRYKEYLGSGLNYLAEGDVLFDGGHAEGDSVTVGETTYNTAGIDASDDTLFFGRTAFEPNPEPEESPYWTNQDLNADGTNGNTDNFTVLLAGDKVYIDTDMDNDFTDETAYANNETGTFDVNVEDDKYGANFRVNDMELDWFGAGLKKINLFTDFNGHGSHVSGISAANGPARANAFGAVAGEGVAPGAELVGMRVFKAEGGAPTFSIQKAMVDAALPESEGGFGVDVANLSLGSSPDLNDGLGSYGELMTVLSEDTDIVFVTSAGNAGPGVDTVGSPGDVAPIISVGAHITADMWAKEYNSYPYGKNADGTPKEGQGLWYFSSVGPNEAGNQKPDIVGPGSAFAAHPVQNGPYVVMQGTSMSSPYVAGAVALLKSAAEKDRIPFNYEIAREALIATANHLDGYNRAQEGGGLIDVPAAYEYLRKNFISDIKDVDITVYHGEKVSGGPGLYVRNKEIPEKVEVLVENKSDEDKKLDVSPTGDWIKPSVSTLNLKAGESKTITVDYDQSKLKTGVNAETLVFDDASTPYVEARSAQTIVTGYEFNQDNRFRFREEGEVQSSQTKGYTFDVKPGVSEVRFSLNALSENEDYKGRVRAIVFNPDGVEVSEFQGYAGYGGLGVEDHVFKSPKPGVWEVHVYGTSGPQAGKEVNKYQLEAVVQDVVAVPGEIDLGNAAAGSEMTKSVTFSNYLSEARDVKVVGAPFSTPKISSKKVEVPGNNDYYFQDIKVKNNVSLEVQTSNPSHPTDDVDLYIYDSKGNMVSYSAGATSDEKVSLTSLPDDTYTIAIEGYATMDPTTTLDLSINEFGVLSPGEKGKGKVDVNASQNLKVGKSLKADVNITTPSESVSSIGAVYLLDAKTDEVLSLLPIKVDGDIISEVSGLNREGTAIEVSKKLHEDGFADDHKYKTVILSTGYNFPDSLSAGPLASAIDAPILPVGSNGKLSKDVLNEIERLGAENVYILGGEGVVSADVFAQLNSISINSSDIERLETDGMPNRYGTNLAIVSKLQELGFKGNGVFVATGKNFADALSAAAIAGANDMPIVLTDGKGLSDEAKAILEDEKVYVLGGKSAVPESVVAEAKKVAVDVKVLSGVNRYGTLAAILGEFANSTDKLYVASGKNFPDALSAAPLVTDNSGLLLLTDPNGLPKEVDAFLTKYLYQNKISSVTVLGGKGAVGEGAREDLQEKVSN; from the coding sequence TTGACGTTTAAGAAAAAGGTATTTTCGGTCATGGCTAGTGCAACTTTGGTAGCCTCTTCTTTCGCTGGTGTAGCAACATTCAATCCTGATAAAGCGGATGCCGCTCTACAGGAAACGAAGAAATTCAAGGTTTCTAATTTCTCGGAAGTCGTAGCTCTTTCAATGAGTAATCAAGCTGTACAGGAGCTTGTGATCGTAGGGAACGGTAAGGTAGATGCGACAAGTCAATTAGAAAAGCTTGGGGTTAAAGTGAAACAGAATTACAAGAACTATGTTTACCTTGCAGATGTACCGACGCGCAAAGTGATGGAAGTTCTGGATCTTAAAAGTGTCCGTACTGTAGGGAAAAATAGTGAAATCCAATTAGGTGAAGTCAAGGATCCTGAATTGGAAGTCAAAAACCAAAATAAAGTGGATCAGGATGCGGTCGTTAAACCGAATCAGGCAGAAACTCATGCTCCGACTGGAGTGGATGATTTCCACGATAAGTTCGATGGCAGCGGCGTACGTATCGGAATTATTGACTCAGGTCCGGATCCAGGTCACGAATCCTTTACAGAAGGTTTGGAAGAGGGAACCCGTAAATATGGGGATTCTAAAATTGTTGCAGTAAGGGACTACACGATTTCGAATCGCCAACTTGGGTATGGCATTGAAGATCGTTATAAAGAATACTTAGGCAGCGGTTTGAACTACCTTGCTGAGGGAGACGTACTATTCGATGGCGGGCATGCTGAAGGGGACTCCGTTACGGTAGGGGAAACTACATATAATACAGCAGGAATTGACGCTTCCGATGATACATTATTCTTTGGAAGGACGGCTTTTGAGCCAAATCCGGAGCCGGAAGAAAGCCCATATTGGACCAACCAGGATTTAAACGCGGATGGAACAAATGGGAATACAGATAACTTCACTGTTTTACTGGCAGGAGACAAAGTCTATATCGATACAGATATGGATAATGATTTCACTGATGAAACGGCTTATGCAAATAACGAAACAGGTACATTCGATGTGAATGTGGAAGATGACAAATACGGAGCGAACTTCCGCGTTAATGATATGGAGCTGGACTGGTTCGGTGCCGGCCTGAAGAAGATCAATCTATTCACTGACTTCAACGGTCACGGCTCTCACGTTTCAGGTATCTCGGCTGCAAATGGCCCTGCAAGAGCAAATGCATTCGGAGCTGTAGCGGGTGAAGGGGTTGCTCCTGGAGCTGAACTTGTTGGTATGCGTGTATTTAAAGCTGAAGGTGGTGCGCCTACGTTCAGTATCCAAAAGGCTATGGTTGATGCTGCGCTTCCAGAATCCGAAGGTGGATTCGGCGTCGATGTTGCCAACTTAAGCTTGGGTTCTTCACCGGATTTAAATGACGGTTTAGGTTCTTATGGGGAATTAATGACCGTTTTAAGTGAAGATACGGACATTGTATTCGTTACATCTGCCGGAAATGCCGGACCTGGTGTCGATACAGTTGGATCACCTGGAGACGTAGCACCTATCATCTCGGTCGGTGCACATATCACGGCTGACATGTGGGCAAAGGAATACAATTCATATCCTTATGGTAAAAATGCAGACGGCACTCCGAAAGAAGGACAGGGATTATGGTACTTCTCTTCTGTAGGACCAAACGAAGCTGGAAATCAAAAGCCTGATATCGTTGGACCGGGATCTGCTTTTGCTGCTCATCCGGTGCAAAATGGACCGTATGTCGTCATGCAGGGTACAAGTATGTCTTCTCCATATGTAGCTGGTGCAGTGGCACTACTTAAATCTGCAGCAGAGAAAGATCGTATTCCATTTAACTATGAAATTGCCCGTGAAGCATTGATTGCAACGGCCAATCATCTGGATGGATACAACCGTGCGCAGGAAGGTGGCGGACTGATCGATGTTCCGGCAGCTTATGAGTATCTGCGCAAGAATTTCATTTCTGACATTAAAGATGTAGACATAACGGTCTATCATGGAGAGAAAGTCTCCGGTGGTCCGGGTCTATACGTAAGAAATAAAGAAATCCCTGAAAAAGTTGAAGTATTAGTAGAGAACAAGTCAGATGAAGATAAGAAGCTGGATGTATCTCCAACAGGGGACTGGATCAAGCCATCTGTTTCAACATTGAATCTGAAAGCCGGAGAGAGCAAAACGATCACGGTTGATTACGATCAGTCTAAGTTAAAAACAGGTGTGAATGCTGAGACGTTAGTATTCGACGATGCCTCTACTCCTTATGTAGAAGCAAGATCTGCTCAAACTATTGTCACTGGTTATGAATTTAACCAAGATAATCGTTTCCGTTTCCGCGAAGAAGGTGAAGTACAATCTTCTCAAACAAAAGGGTATACATTTGATGTGAAACCTGGTGTGAGTGAAGTTCGTTTCTCACTGAATGCACTCAGTGAAAACGAAGATTATAAAGGCCGCGTCCGCGCGATTGTCTTTAATCCTGACGGAGTGGAAGTAAGTGAATTCCAAGGATATGCCGGTTACGGTGGGTTAGGTGTTGAAGACCATGTATTCAAATCACCTAAACCAGGGGTATGGGAAGTACATGTATATGGAACTTCCGGACCTCAAGCAGGTAAAGAAGTCAATAAATATCAATTAGAGGCAGTCGTTCAGGACGTAGTTGCTGTACCGGGTGAAATCGACTTGGGTAATGCTGCAGCTGGTAGTGAAATGACGAAATCTGTCACATTCTCAAACTACTTATCTGAAGCAAGAGATGTGAAGGTTGTGGGTGCACCGTTCAGTACGCCGAAGATTTCTTCCAAGAAAGTAGAAGTACCAGGCAACAACGATTACTACTTCCAAGATATCAAAGTAAAGAACAATGTATCTTTAGAAGTCCAAACGTCAAATCCATCACATCCAACTGATGATGTGGATTTATATATCTATGACTCTAAAGGGAACATGGTATCTTACTCTGCTGGTGCCACATCTGATGAAAAGGTTTCCTTGACGTCATTACCGGATGATACGTATACCATTGCCATTGAAGGGTACGCAACGATGGATCCGACAACGACTCTTGATCTATCAATCAATGAGTTCGGAGTACTTTCTCCTGGTGAAAAAGGAAAAGGTAAAGTAGATGTTAATGCGTCACAAAACCTTAAAGTAGGAAAATCCTTAAAGGCGGATGTAAACATTACCACTCCATCCGAGTCAGTCAGCTCAATCGGAGCAGTATATTTACTTGACGCCAAAACAGATGAAGTACTATCACTTCTTCCTATTAAAGTAGACGGTGACATCATCTCCGAAGTGTCTGGTCTGAACCGTGAAGGTACGGCAATCGAAGTGTCCAAGAAACTTCATGAAGACGGATTTGCAGATGACCATAAGTACAAAACGGTTATCCTTTCTACAGGATATAACTTCCCTGATTCCTTATCCGCTGGTCCTTTAGCATCAGCAATCGATGCTCCGATCCTGCCGGTGGGAAGCAATGGAAAGCTTTCGAAAGACGTGTTGAATGAAATCGAACGACTTGGTGCTGAAAATGTGTACATCCTTGGTGGAGAAGGTGTCGTATCTGCCGATGTATTTGCACAATTAAACAGCATTTCAATCAACTCTTCCGATATCGAACGTTTAGAAACAGATGGAATGCCAAACCGTTATGGTACAAATCTTGCCATCGTTTCGAAGCTTCAAGAGCTTGGATTCAAAGGAAACGGAGTATTCGTTGCCACTGGTAAGAACTTTGCAGATGCCCTAAGTGCTGCAGCTATTGCCGGTGCAAATGATATGCCGATCGTGTTAACAGACGGCAAAGGCTTATCCGACGAAGCAAAGGCGATTCTTGAAGACGAGAAGGTCTATGTGCTTGGTGGTAAATCAGCTGTTCCTGAAAGTGTTGTAGCAGAAGCCAAGAAGGTTGCCGTAGACGTGAAAGTACTTTCTGGTGTGAACCGTTATGGTACTCTTGCAGCAATCCTCGGTGAGTTCGCTAATAGCACTGACAAATTGTATGTGGCAAGCGGCAAGAACTTCCCTGATGCATTATCCGCTGCTCCTCTTGTAACGGATAACTCAGGATTATTATTACTGACAGATCCAAACGGATTACCTAAAGAAGTGGATGCGTTCTTAACGAAGTATCTGTACCAGAACAAAATCTCTTCTGTGACTGTGCTTGGTGGTAAAGGTGCAGTTGGTGAAGGTGCAAGAGAAGATCTTCAGGAAAAAGTATCAAACTAA
- a CDS encoding cell wall-binding repeat-containing protein: protein MKMRVIVSILFLIGCVVLPNGFAQAENENDVRVLIVHKDEGDVSTQSSTTSEDKYEVVSVPKEDVSDTLSKLNGDRDIESAEVDQLVYTQALPPNDTYFEKQSRDFEVMKVVEAWEQYEPEEEVTVAIVDSGIDLKHPELRSRLIEGKNFIHEDEPPMDSTGHGTHVAGLVGAVTNNKMGIASAAKNVKLMPVKVFEGKTTYMSTVIQGIRYSVDHGADIINLSLGSYNNMDALEDAIDYAVDKGVLVVGAAGNDNDHAVLYPATYADVLAVGSIDSAKGTKSAFSNYGETIDVSAPGTNIFSTWMSGYETLDGTSMSTAIVSSVSSMVKQQYPFLTGLQVKDVMENSATPLPQIELLGKGLINAEEALNYVKTKNRIYGQTSVETAVNISQNGWPSLKEKELKMDGETLNGSFVILASGNSFPDSLAASPLGAYLDSPILLTKNGKLSESVKEELKRLNPTHVLMMGGQNAISSGVENEVKNLEIDTRRIYGLDRYETAVAINELIPYTSNKAFVVSGQNYPDALSIASYSGRLQYPVLFVQKENIPLTVRSYMEENDISKTYVIGGQGIISSKVEDNLPGHFRIYGLDRYETNMKVHQTFASKGAESLYFATGKKFPDALSISPLASRTDSPIVLVDNKENPELQKSINVFTNRKSYHILGGPGAIPVQKAWQIDQYMKSK, encoded by the coding sequence ATGAAGATGAGGGTCATCGTTTCTATACTATTTTTAATAGGTTGTGTTGTACTTCCAAACGGATTTGCTCAGGCAGAAAATGAGAATGACGTTCGGGTTTTGATTGTGCATAAAGACGAAGGGGATGTGTCGACGCAGTCATCGACAACATCAGAGGACAAATACGAGGTAGTGTCGGTTCCCAAAGAAGATGTTTCAGATACTTTGTCAAAGCTCAATGGAGATAGAGACATAGAATCGGCAGAAGTCGATCAACTTGTCTATACCCAGGCTCTTCCACCGAACGATACGTATTTTGAAAAACAGTCCCGTGACTTCGAGGTAATGAAGGTAGTAGAAGCATGGGAACAGTATGAACCGGAAGAAGAAGTGACGGTAGCCATTGTGGACTCAGGCATCGACCTGAAACATCCTGAGCTCCGCAGCAGACTAATAGAAGGAAAGAACTTTATACATGAAGATGAGCCTCCAATGGATAGTACAGGACACGGAACTCACGTAGCAGGACTTGTGGGGGCTGTGACTAATAATAAAATGGGCATCGCTTCAGCCGCTAAAAACGTGAAACTTATGCCTGTAAAAGTGTTTGAAGGCAAGACTACATATATGTCTACGGTTATTCAAGGAATTCGATATAGCGTTGACCATGGGGCGGATATCATCAATTTAAGCCTTGGAAGCTACAACAATATGGATGCCCTGGAAGACGCCATTGATTACGCCGTGGACAAGGGGGTACTCGTAGTGGGGGCCGCAGGCAATGATAATGACCATGCGGTTCTTTATCCGGCAACGTATGCAGATGTTCTGGCCGTTGGGAGTATAGACAGTGCGAAAGGAACGAAATCTGCGTTCTCCAATTACGGGGAAACCATAGATGTTTCAGCACCGGGTACAAATATTTTCAGTACATGGATGAGTGGGTATGAAACGTTGGATGGGACGAGCATGTCCACGGCCATCGTAAGCTCGGTTTCCTCCATGGTGAAGCAGCAGTATCCTTTCCTGACAGGTTTACAGGTGAAAGATGTAATGGAAAACTCGGCAACACCATTACCCCAAATCGAACTATTGGGGAAAGGCTTGATCAATGCAGAGGAAGCATTGAACTACGTTAAAACAAAAAATCGCATCTATGGCCAGACGTCTGTGGAAACGGCCGTCAATATATCTCAAAATGGCTGGCCGTCTTTAAAGGAGAAAGAATTGAAGATGGATGGGGAAACATTGAATGGCTCGTTTGTGATTCTGGCGAGCGGTAACTCCTTCCCTGACAGTCTAGCGGCTTCTCCCCTGGGAGCATATTTGGACAGCCCGATTCTTTTAACGAAAAACGGAAAGTTGAGTGAATCGGTCAAGGAAGAGTTAAAGAGATTAAACCCAACTCACGTATTGATGATGGGTGGGCAAAATGCTATCTCAAGCGGTGTTGAAAATGAAGTGAAGAATCTGGAAATCGATACCCGCAGGATTTATGGGCTGGACCGTTATGAAACAGCGGTAGCAATCAATGAGCTGATTCCGTATACATCCAATAAAGCGTTTGTCGTTTCAGGGCAAAATTATCCTGATGCTCTTTCAATCGCTTCGTATAGTGGAAGGCTGCAATACCCCGTCCTCTTTGTCCAAAAAGAGAATATTCCACTGACCGTTCGCAGTTATATGGAAGAGAACGATATTTCCAAGACGTACGTCATCGGCGGTCAAGGAATCATCTCTTCTAAAGTGGAGGATAACCTGCCGGGGCACTTCCGTATTTACGGACTTGATCGGTATGAGACCAATATGAAAGTTCATCAGACGTTCGCATCAAAAGGAGCAGAGTCCCTGTACTTTGCCACGGGTAAAAAGTTTCCCGATGCCCTCAGCATCAGTCCGTTGGCATCAAGAACCGACAGCCCGATCGTTCTGGTGGATAACAAGGAAAACCCGGAATTACAGAAATCCATCAACGTATTTACGAATCGAAAGTCGTATCATATCCTGGGGGGACCAGGCGCCATACCGGTTCAAAAGGCGTGGCAAATCGATCAGTATATGAAGAGCAAGTAA
- a CDS encoding cell wall-binding repeat-containing protein, which produces MNFNMKKLVSGIAAVALTATLANPITSKAAGYENPSKYEINKLLTEAAMKYDVPAEVVKALAAEESGWKQFTADGEPNISGDGGIGIMQVTNTAGYDVERLKSDIAFNIEAGIKILNKKWELGEKGLTDWDRSTSIPTIGDNERNIIENWYFAILAYNGQVQSNSPIIMATGERNFGSYQDRVYAELSSGNPGIFPSDAVEIPFAKEDFTYTGDPNFYLLFNKKQYEVDGLSHTTRHAYQPGDLVISAHGSKFREGPSSDTKEVSTKLPAEETEVLEILKGFEYDTSKNPNHFVWYDVEREDNKQEAYVASSELNKIGERLSGIDRIKTAVDISQAGWNQADTVVLAQGYNFPDALTGGPLAYKKDAPLLLTDKAKLTESTKNEIQRLKASKVIILGGEGAVGKGVQDTLTGMGLTVDRIGGIDRYETAQLISEQVAANPDKAIIASGKNFPDALSVAPYASVKGYPILLTAKDSVSEYTTEALNGVDGTIVVGGEGVITNGVMKKVKGEQRVSGIDRYETSLEIARKLPLSNPGENVLVASGKNYPDALSGSVLAAKQQAPLLLSNPEQLPTSVNNFILSERYKEFFLLGGPGAINVEDELGDLYKKLYY; this is translated from the coding sequence ATGAACTTTAATATGAAGAAACTGGTTTCTGGAATCGCGGCTGTGGCTCTTACTGCAACATTGGCAAATCCGATCACATCTAAAGCGGCAGGGTACGAGAACCCTTCAAAATATGAAATCAATAAACTACTGACGGAAGCGGCAATGAAATACGACGTACCGGCGGAAGTCGTGAAGGCACTGGCTGCCGAGGAAAGCGGCTGGAAGCAATTCACGGCTGACGGTGAACCGAACATATCCGGTGATGGCGGTATCGGGATCATGCAGGTGACGAATACTGCCGGCTACGATGTTGAGCGGTTAAAAAGCGATATAGCCTTCAATATTGAAGCAGGAATCAAGATTCTCAACAAAAAATGGGAGCTTGGTGAAAAAGGTCTGACAGACTGGGATCGATCCACGAGCATCCCGACGATCGGTGACAATGAGCGGAACATCATTGAAAATTGGTATTTTGCTATTTTGGCTTACAACGGACAGGTCCAATCCAATAGTCCGATTATAATGGCAACGGGAGAAAGAAACTTCGGCAGCTATCAGGATCGTGTATACGCCGAGCTTTCAAGTGGGAATCCAGGGATATTCCCGAGTGATGCAGTCGAAATCCCGTTTGCGAAAGAAGATTTCACTTATACGGGAGACCCGAACTTCTATCTTCTATTTAATAAGAAGCAATATGAGGTGGATGGCCTTTCCCATACCACGAGACACGCTTATCAGCCGGGGGATTTAGTCATCTCTGCCCATGGATCGAAGTTCAGGGAAGGCCCGAGTTCTGATACGAAAGAGGTTTCTACTAAACTTCCAGCAGAGGAAACGGAAGTCCTTGAAATCCTTAAAGGATTCGAGTACGACACATCCAAAAATCCGAATCACTTCGTCTGGTACGATGTGGAACGGGAAGATAATAAGCAGGAAGCCTATGTGGCTTCAAGTGAACTGAATAAAATCGGGGAGAGGCTCTCCGGGATCGATCGGATCAAGACGGCGGTGGACATTTCTCAAGCTGGATGGAACCAGGCGGATACCGTGGTCCTTGCTCAAGGATATAATTTCCCGGACGCACTCACGGGTGGACCGCTTGCCTATAAAAAGGATGCGCCGCTTCTTTTAACAGACAAAGCGAAACTGACGGAATCAACAAAGAACGAAATCCAACGCCTGAAAGCATCCAAGGTCATCATACTCGGAGGGGAAGGCGCAGTTGGCAAGGGCGTCCAGGACACCCTCACAGGAATGGGATTGACGGTGGACCGCATCGGTGGAATCGACCGTTACGAGACGGCTCAGCTGATTTCCGAACAGGTAGCGGCCAATCCGGATAAAGCGATCATTGCTTCAGGTAAGAACTTCCCGGACGCTCTTTCCGTTGCTCCTTATGCGTCAGTTAAAGGGTACCCGATTCTTCTGACAGCGAAAGATTCTGTTTCAGAATACACAACGGAAGCTCTGAACGGAGTGGACGGTACGATTGTTGTTGGAGGAGAAGGTGTTATTACCAACGGAGTCATGAAGAAGGTAAAAGGAGAACAGAGGGTCAGCGGTATCGATCGTTATGAAACATCCCTTGAAATTGCGAGAAAGCTGCCACTGTCCAACCCAGGGGAGAACGTACTTGTAGCAAGCGGGAAGAATTACCCCGATGCGCTCTCTGGTTCAGTTTTAGCGGCGAAACAGCAAGCTCCACTGCTGTTATCGAATCCGGAGCAGCTGCCGACAAGCGTCAATAATTTCATCCTTTCTGAAAGATACAAAGAGTTCTTCCTCCTTGGAGGTCCAGGCGCGATCAATGTGGAAGATGAGCTTGGAGATTTATACAAAAAGCTGTATTATTAA
- a CDS encoding LCP family protein, whose product MKTRNDYRQRMRRRKRFFRIFLVLSFLGASIVTAYFLYQYQRGIMQAGKPQAASEEVPEFHGKKDEHGKVNVLLLGSDTRGEEKARTDTIMIAQYDPEKGDAKLVSLMRDMYVNVPEYGMYKLNTSYFLGGPELLRQTLKENFDIDVQYYALMDFKGFQKVVDVLAPNGIEMNVEKAMSTNINVSLEPGLQKLNGKELLGYARFRHDAEGDFGRVKRQQEVINALKDEMLSLNGVSKIPKLMGTVSPYIETNIGAMDRISLAKEFVLNPADKIETMRVPIDNSFENARYEGAGAVLDVDLEANTEAIKDFLNGEEPKSYEEYAEEETMSEDGAAEDTGSYDETGESGAYEDSTGIEESGSYEE is encoded by the coding sequence ATGAAGACTCGAAATGACTATAGACAGCGGATGAGAAGAAGGAAGAGATTCTTCCGGATATTTCTCGTATTATCTTTTTTAGGGGCAAGTATTGTCACAGCCTATTTTCTCTATCAATACCAAAGGGGAATCATGCAGGCAGGGAAGCCACAGGCGGCTTCTGAAGAAGTTCCCGAATTTCATGGAAAAAAAGATGAACACGGTAAAGTGAATGTACTATTGCTGGGATCTGATACAAGGGGTGAAGAGAAGGCCCGTACAGATACCATCATGATCGCTCAGTACGATCCAGAAAAAGGGGACGCCAAATTGGTTTCCTTGATGAGAGATATGTATGTGAACGTTCCGGAATACGGAATGTATAAATTGAACACTTCCTATTTCCTTGGTGGCCCTGAGCTGCTCCGTCAAACGCTGAAAGAGAACTTCGATATCGATGTTCAATATTATGCGTTAATGGACTTTAAAGGATTCCAAAAAGTAGTCGATGTTCTGGCACCGAATGGAATTGAAATGAATGTTGAAAAAGCAATGTCCACGAATATAAATGTGAGCCTCGAACCCGGCTTGCAGAAGTTGAACGGTAAAGAACTACTAGGTTACGCACGATTCAGGCACGATGCAGAAGGAGACTTCGGGCGGGTGAAACGCCAGCAGGAAGTCATCAATGCATTGAAGGATGAAATGCTGTCCTTGAACGGGGTTTCCAAGATCCCTAAACTCATGGGGACGGTGTCACCTTATATCGAAACGAATATCGGAGCCATGGACCGGATCAGCCTTGCGAAGGAATTCGTCCTGAATCCCGCCGATAAAATCGAAACGATGAGGGTACCAATCGACAATTCGTTTGAAAACGCCCGCTATGAAGGGGCCGGCGCCGTGTTGGACGTAGACCTTGAAGCCAATACGGAAGCGATAAAAGACTTTTTGAACGGTGAAGAACCTAAGTCGTACGAAGAATATGCAGAGGAAGAAACGATGAGTGAAGATGGTGCCGCCGAAGATACCGGTAGTTACGATGAAACCGGGGAGAGCGGTGCTTATGAGGACTCGACTGGAATCGAGGAGTCGGGTAGTTACGAGGAATAG